One window from the genome of Amycolatopsis sp. NBC_01480 encodes:
- a CDS encoding L,D-transpeptidase codes for MSVLLLSEHIEARDDSSAAVTPTAPSNAQAQIIAARTVPNLGALPEATTYATTPGAPTDVNVQEIPAGTVVHPRDRVPVFAAPGGPAIAALPPQEISSDTWVPVIAAERGWVQVLLPSRPNGSTGWLSTQDNSLDTAHTPFRIEVDRATFRLHLFRDGNEIGTWTVGVGKSSAPTPAGRTFVMASIQDSHQTYSPVILPLGIHSTSHETFGGGPGTTGIHTWPAANVFGTPSSDGCIRVPADALRVLATTVPLGTPVFIR; via the coding sequence GTGAGCGTCCTGCTGCTGTCCGAGCACATCGAGGCTCGCGACGACAGCTCGGCCGCCGTCACACCAACGGCACCGTCGAACGCGCAGGCACAGATCATCGCGGCGCGCACGGTGCCAAATCTGGGCGCCCTGCCCGAGGCCACGACCTACGCGACAACTCCAGGCGCCCCAACGGATGTGAACGTGCAGGAGATTCCGGCTGGAACAGTGGTGCACCCCCGTGACCGGGTTCCGGTCTTCGCCGCGCCAGGTGGTCCGGCGATCGCGGCACTGCCGCCGCAGGAGATCTCCTCGGACACGTGGGTCCCGGTGATCGCCGCAGAGCGCGGCTGGGTGCAGGTTCTCCTGCCCAGCAGGCCGAATGGCTCCACCGGGTGGCTGTCCACACAGGACAACAGTCTCGACACCGCTCACACGCCCTTCCGGATCGAAGTGGACCGGGCCACGTTCCGACTGCACCTGTTCCGGGACGGAAACGAGATCGGGACGTGGACAGTGGGCGTCGGAAAGTCCTCCGCCCCAACACCGGCCGGACGGACCTTCGTGATGGCGTCTATTCAGGACAGTCATCAGACCTACAGTCCGGTGATCCTTCCGCTCGGGATCCACTCGACCAGCCACGAGACCTTCGGCGGCGGGCCGGGCACCACCGGCATCCACACCTGGCCCGCCGCGAACGTTTTCGGCACCCCATCCAGCGACGGCTGCATCCGCGTTCCCGCGGACGCATTGCGCGTCCTGGCCACCACGGTGCCGCTCGGCACCCCCGTCTTCATCCGCTGA
- a CDS encoding leucine-rich repeat domain-containing protein produces the protein MTVGADESNRRIDRALAGGETTLDLSDLHLGEIPPRVADLSDLAKLDLGGNYLRELPDWLASLPLTELKLERNRLRHLPDSMKGLTRLHTLEVDRNRLTDLPRWLADLDVRELFVDANPLAALPEWLGTMSGLTALGIGSCRLPAVPRWVAGLRHLKRIDLDGNQLAEMPGWFADLTEITELRLHSNRLTYLPPWLGDLQLAVLYIDENRLDVLPQWLGAITTLTELGLGTSRLTEVPEWISGLSDLTELELDGNHLTELPTWIADFTLLTSLNIDGNRLTELPILPANLTTLRLDGNRITTLPDRIGAMTALTTLDIGNCGLTSVPEWIRNLTRLEALYLHRNWLESLPDWLGELGRLEILWLQGNRLAALPAGLREMTDLTSLHVSGNFLHELPDWLGEMTSLVFLGIGDCHLTELPSWLENLTGIEQLWVDNNRIRALPVEFSGLPNLTRLRLDNNELTELPRWVGTLPDLLTLDLDGNPLNEVPACIRGLGELTSLGLSNCQLKTIPEWLGDLRRLQALHLFSNELSELPVSIGNLVDLQEALLSSNRFTTVPPQLANANGIEELWLNNNRISSLPDWMASRAELRRLHVGGNQLSELPGWLGDLRWMTHLSLQGCGLTELPDWVRRLRRLTSLDVSSNQIAEMPDWLAELTDLTTLQFNDNKVSALPPWIADLPRLADLWVRNNELTELPAQLGASASLSDLSISGNRLGCLPAWLEDLTGLTILECDNIDLTELPAWLSKLTDLTYFSAAKNKINSIALNFDKLTRLKTLDLSECELSKVPGGIDEIGFLRFLCLNDNNLAEIPGSFTQLSHLRHLHLSNNELTSLPQTVGRMRDLMLLSLQRNRLTELPASIGDLTDLATLQVSDNRLRELTPEIGRLTNLTNLVLADNTLTTLPDTIGEMRRLKTLNVTGNKIEALPGSLGELDQLATLQMADNRLQILPDYLVDMPRLDNLAVAGNPLVSPPPEITTGSSQSILDFLRERARGSSAQWLSKLLVVGEGGVGKTSLVKALAEDAHNPDEPSTHGLLIRNLTLDHPDRDGVRMQLSTWDFGGQQIYHATHQFFLTNRSLFVLLWNSRLGWEQGKLHYWLDIITARAPESPIVLVATHIHDRPVDLPLAELRSKYPRIVASLQVDNATRQGFADLRGLLAEQAAQLPLMGSEWPTTWLTAADAVRAIPDNHITPGRMWDVMTTAGVNDAQRHSFIARALHELGDILYYSDDPELSEIVVLRPAWVNDYISRVLDSGEVADLHGLLTRQHLNELWKDLDRGVRDHFLSMMDKYDLSYRVDASRTGDVSLVVERLQWDPPAYEPEWEAARHQTGCHEIKVIYQLNTTPPGIPTWFIARSHRFSRNTHWRTGALLAHSDGRHLALISADRQRNRVELTVRGPSPVSFFMVLDDGLNLTLERFPGLHITRQVPCRCSEDCPELFDYDNLHARLARTPPRYEIECHRSGEPVSVPELLLGLAPSENDATGTSIERLAKTLERLGGRLEEHSDFSQRMFLRLQRLAQQQQEARCPSVFAVVPAGRGRITGGTYEIHLYCEEPGSWHRLPEPHGVYPISQPREWFIKLGPYLGHLVRVLKHAAPLAGPILGIAVDVLSQQAKADCDLMKELIVQLPKDIDHDRSLPGGTPVNSRPELHATTDADFRALKAMLVKLDPDEAWGGLSRFDTPEGLTLYLCEEHLAQYRTTSKA, from the coding sequence ATGACCGTGGGCGCGGACGAATCCAATCGACGTATCGACCGGGCGCTCGCGGGAGGTGAGACCACTCTCGACCTGAGCGACCTCCACCTCGGTGAGATTCCCCCGCGCGTAGCGGACCTGAGCGACCTCGCCAAGCTCGATCTGGGCGGCAACTACCTGCGGGAACTGCCTGACTGGCTGGCCAGTCTGCCCTTGACCGAACTCAAGCTTGAGCGGAACAGGCTGCGTCACTTACCTGACTCGATGAAGGGCCTCACTCGCCTCCATACGCTTGAAGTCGACCGGAACCGCTTGACCGACCTGCCGCGGTGGCTCGCCGATCTGGACGTTCGCGAGCTTTTCGTCGACGCGAACCCCCTGGCTGCCCTCCCCGAATGGCTGGGCACGATGTCCGGACTGACTGCGCTCGGCATCGGGTCCTGCCGGCTTCCCGCCGTGCCGCGCTGGGTGGCCGGCCTGAGGCACCTGAAGCGGATCGACCTCGACGGCAACCAGCTGGCAGAAATGCCCGGCTGGTTCGCCGATCTCACCGAAATCACCGAACTGCGTCTACACAGCAACCGCCTGACGTACCTTCCGCCGTGGCTAGGCGATCTCCAGCTCGCCGTGCTGTACATCGACGAAAACCGCCTCGACGTGCTGCCTCAATGGCTCGGTGCCATCACAACGTTGACGGAGCTGGGACTTGGAACTTCACGATTGACCGAGGTACCGGAGTGGATCTCCGGTCTGTCCGACCTTACCGAGCTCGAGCTCGACGGCAATCATCTCACGGAACTGCCGACCTGGATCGCTGACTTCACCCTGCTGACGTCTTTGAACATCGATGGGAACCGCCTGACAGAGCTGCCGATTCTACCGGCCAACCTGACCACCTTGCGTCTCGATGGCAACCGGATCACCACCTTGCCCGACCGGATCGGTGCGATGACCGCGCTGACCACGCTTGATATCGGCAACTGCGGACTGACCAGCGTGCCCGAATGGATACGCAACCTGACCAGGCTCGAGGCCCTGTACCTGCATAGAAACTGGCTGGAAAGCTTACCAGACTGGCTAGGCGAACTCGGCAGGCTAGAAATCCTCTGGCTCCAAGGAAACCGCCTGGCTGCGCTGCCCGCAGGCCTCCGTGAGATGACGGATCTCACTAGCCTCCACGTCAGCGGCAACTTCCTGCACGAGCTGCCAGACTGGCTCGGGGAGATGACCTCGCTGGTCTTCCTCGGCATCGGCGACTGCCACCTGACCGAGCTCCCGTCGTGGCTGGAGAACCTCACCGGGATCGAGCAGCTGTGGGTAGACAACAACCGGATTCGTGCGCTTCCCGTCGAGTTTTCCGGCCTACCGAACCTCACCAGGTTGCGCCTCGACAATAACGAGCTGACGGAGCTCCCTCGATGGGTGGGTACGCTGCCAGACCTGCTTACCCTCGACCTCGACGGCAATCCACTCAATGAAGTACCTGCGTGTATCCGAGGCCTCGGCGAACTGACTTCACTGGGATTGTCCAACTGTCAGCTGAAGACTATCCCGGAGTGGCTGGGTGATCTCCGGCGACTGCAGGCCCTTCATCTATTTTCTAACGAACTTTCCGAGTTGCCAGTGTCCATCGGAAACCTAGTCGATTTGCAAGAAGCGCTGCTGAGCAGCAACCGGTTCACCACCGTACCTCCCCAACTCGCGAACGCCAACGGCATCGAGGAGCTGTGGCTCAACAACAATAGGATCTCCAGCCTGCCTGACTGGATGGCTTCTCGTGCCGAGCTTCGCCGGCTGCACGTCGGTGGCAACCAGTTGTCGGAACTACCCGGCTGGCTGGGCGACCTCAGGTGGATGACTCACCTGAGCCTGCAAGGCTGCGGGCTCACTGAGCTACCCGACTGGGTCCGACGGCTCCGACGGCTTACAAGTTTGGATGTCAGCTCCAACCAGATCGCCGAGATGCCGGACTGGCTTGCCGAACTCACGGATCTCACGACCCTGCAGTTTAATGACAACAAGGTAAGCGCTCTGCCCCCCTGGATCGCCGACCTGCCTCGCCTGGCCGATCTCTGGGTGCGCAACAACGAGTTGACCGAACTGCCCGCACAGTTGGGCGCGAGCGCGAGTCTATCGGACCTGTCAATCAGCGGGAACCGGCTCGGCTGCCTGCCGGCATGGCTGGAAGACCTGACCGGACTCACGATCCTCGAGTGCGACAACATCGATTTGACCGAGCTGCCGGCATGGCTGTCCAAGCTCACGGACCTGACCTACTTCTCCGCGGCGAAGAACAAGATTAATTCAATCGCCCTGAATTTCGACAAACTGACACGACTGAAAACATTGGACCTCAGCGAATGCGAACTTTCCAAGGTTCCCGGAGGCATAGATGAGATCGGATTCCTGCGTTTTCTCTGCCTCAACGACAACAATCTCGCGGAAATACCTGGCAGCTTCACACAGTTGAGTCATCTCAGACATCTGCACCTGTCAAACAACGAACTAACATCCTTGCCGCAAACGGTTGGCCGCATGCGGGACCTTATGCTTTTGTCTTTGCAGCGCAACCGCCTTACCGAGCTGCCAGCGAGCATCGGGGACCTTACCGACCTCGCGACGCTCCAGGTGTCCGACAACCGGCTCCGCGAGCTAACGCCCGAGATCGGACGCCTAACCAACCTCACTAACCTCGTCCTCGCCGACAACACGCTAACGACTCTCCCGGACACGATCGGGGAGATGCGCCGGCTCAAGACTCTGAACGTCACAGGAAACAAGATCGAAGCACTGCCCGGCAGCCTCGGCGAACTCGATCAGCTGGCCACCCTTCAGATGGCGGATAACCGGCTGCAGATCCTGCCCGACTACTTGGTCGACATGCCCCGGCTGGATAACCTGGCGGTCGCCGGTAATCCGCTGGTCAGCCCGCCGCCGGAGATCACCACAGGCAGCTCCCAGTCGATCTTGGACTTCCTCCGGGAACGCGCTCGGGGCAGTTCGGCCCAGTGGCTGTCGAAGCTGCTCGTCGTCGGCGAGGGCGGCGTCGGGAAGACCTCCCTGGTCAAGGCGCTCGCCGAGGACGCACACAATCCGGACGAGCCGTCCACCCACGGCTTGCTGATCCGAAACCTGACCCTGGACCATCCCGACCGCGACGGCGTCCGGATGCAGCTGAGCACCTGGGACTTCGGCGGACAGCAGATCTACCACGCCACCCACCAGTTCTTCCTCACCAACCGCTCACTGTTCGTCCTGCTGTGGAACTCCAGGCTCGGCTGGGAACAAGGGAAACTGCACTACTGGCTGGACATCATCACCGCCCGCGCGCCGGAATCGCCGATCGTGCTGGTGGCCACCCACATCCACGACCGGCCGGTGGACCTACCCTTGGCCGAGTTGCGTTCGAAGTACCCGCGGATCGTGGCCAGCCTGCAGGTCGACAACGCAACCCGACAGGGTTTCGCCGACCTTCGCGGGCTACTCGCCGAACAGGCAGCCCAGCTCCCGCTGATGGGGTCGGAGTGGCCGACAACCTGGCTCACAGCCGCGGACGCAGTGCGGGCCATCCCGGACAACCACATCACGCCAGGCCGCATGTGGGACGTGATGACCACCGCCGGCGTGAACGACGCCCAGCGTCACAGCTTCATCGCCCGGGCACTGCACGAACTCGGCGACATCCTGTACTACTCCGACGATCCCGAGCTCAGCGAGATCGTCGTGCTGCGCCCGGCCTGGGTCAACGACTACATCAGCCGGGTCCTCGACAGCGGGGAGGTCGCCGACCTCCACGGCCTGTTGACCCGCCAGCACCTCAACGAGCTGTGGAAGGACTTGGACAGGGGCGTCCGCGACCACTTCCTGAGCATGATGGACAAGTACGACCTCTCCTACCGCGTCGACGCGTCCCGGACCGGCGACGTCAGCCTGGTCGTCGAGCGGTTGCAGTGGGACCCACCGGCCTACGAGCCCGAGTGGGAAGCGGCCCGGCACCAGACCGGCTGCCACGAGATCAAGGTCATCTACCAGCTGAACACCACCCCGCCCGGCATTCCCACGTGGTTCATCGCGCGGTCGCACCGTTTCAGTCGCAACACCCATTGGCGGACCGGGGCCCTGCTCGCTCACAGCGACGGCCGGCACCTCGCATTGATCAGCGCGGACCGGCAGCGCAACCGCGTCGAGCTGACAGTTCGGGGGCCATCGCCGGTCAGCTTCTTCATGGTCCTGGACGACGGACTGAACCTGACGCTGGAACGCTTTCCCGGCCTCCACATCACCCGCCAGGTACCGTGCCGCTGTTCCGAAGACTGTCCCGAACTGTTCGACTACGACAACCTCCACGCCCGGCTTGCGCGCACACCGCCGCGGTACGAAATCGAGTGTCACCGCTCCGGCGAACCGGTTTCAGTGCCGGAGCTCCTGCTCGGCCTGGCCCCGTCCGAGAACGACGCGACCGGGACCAGCATCGAGCGGCTGGCCAAGACCCTGGAACGGCTCGGTGGCCGGCTGGAGGAGCACAGCGACTTCTCCCAGCGCATGTTCCTGCGTCTGCAGCGCCTCGCCCAGCAGCAGCAGGAGGCCCGGTGTCCGAGTGTGTTCGCGGTGGTGCCGGCCGGGCGGGGGCGGATCACCGGAGGCACGTACGAAATCCACCTGTACTGCGAGGAACCCGGGTCCTGGCACCGGCTGCCTGAACCTCACGGTGTGTACCCGATCTCGCAGCCGCGGGAGTGGTTCATCAAGCTGGGCCCCTACCTCGGGCACCTCGTCCGAGTGCTCAAGCATGCGGCGCCACTGGCCGGTCCGATACTCGGCATCGCCGTGGATGTCCTGAGCCAGCAGGCGAAGGCAGACTGCGACCTGATGAAGGAACTGATCGTCCAGTTGCCGAAGGATATCGACCACGACCGATCTCTCCCCGGCGGTACACCAGTCAACAGTCGGCCGGAGCTGCATGCGACGACGGACGCCGATTTCCGCGCCCTGAAAGCGATGCTGGTCAAGCTGGATCCCGACGAAGCCTGGGGCGGCCTATCCCGGTTCGACACGCCTGAGGGACTGACCCTCTACCTCTGCGAAGAACACCTCGCGCAATACCGGACTACGAGCAAAGCTTGA
- a CDS encoding 3-oxoacyl-[acyl-carrier-protein] synthase III C-terminal domain-containing protein gives MRWNKLHVRGVGAALGDLVPVPIGSSLDPRAGQRSVSVARDSTGMDLAVRAGHNALASLAQITDGPLPVPEAHFHAAIWRGSRGIDFWSRASYVRSRLGMPAGPGIATEINAMSNSLVGGIDLSARILAGSPDTDHILLTGGETFGPPAFDHLTTDHGIAYGDGGSALILSRHPGLAQILATASYTDPTLEQLHRGHSRFLPAGTTETGIEHVHQRKTQYLKTVGTKSVRTRNTRGIRDVMNRVLTDTKLTTSDLAWVLLPHYGHHHLETQCLQPLNIPAAVTLKHAGDQWGHIGPNDQIIGLTHLLARHAVAPGDHVALIGVGVGMSWTAAILRINRVPAALRHLTPPLRWPWRRPTEPAALPR, from the coding sequence ATGCGATGGAACAAGTTGCACGTCCGCGGCGTCGGCGCCGCCCTCGGCGACCTGGTCCCCGTCCCCATCGGCTCCAGCTTGGACCCCCGCGCCGGCCAACGATCAGTGTCCGTCGCCCGCGACAGCACCGGCATGGACCTCGCCGTCCGCGCCGGCCACAACGCCCTGGCCAGCCTCGCCCAGATCACCGACGGGCCTCTCCCAGTCCCCGAAGCCCACTTCCACGCCGCGATCTGGCGCGGCAGCCGCGGAATCGACTTCTGGTCCCGCGCCAGCTACGTCCGCTCCCGCCTCGGCATGCCCGCCGGACCCGGCATCGCCACCGAAATCAACGCCATGAGCAACAGCCTCGTCGGCGGCATCGACCTCTCCGCGCGCATCCTCGCCGGCAGCCCCGACACCGACCACATCCTGCTGACCGGCGGCGAAACCTTCGGCCCGCCCGCCTTCGACCACCTCACCACCGACCACGGCATCGCCTACGGCGACGGCGGCTCCGCCCTCATCCTCAGCCGCCACCCCGGCCTCGCCCAAATTCTCGCCACCGCCTCCTACACCGACCCCACCCTCGAACAACTCCACCGCGGCCACAGCCGCTTCCTCCCCGCCGGCACCACCGAAACCGGCATCGAACACGTCCACCAACGCAAAACCCAATACCTGAAGACCGTCGGCACGAAGTCCGTCCGCACCCGCAACACCCGCGGCATCCGTGACGTCATGAACCGCGTACTCACCGACACCAAGCTCACCACCAGCGATCTTGCCTGGGTGCTGCTGCCCCACTACGGGCACCACCACCTCGAAACCCAATGCCTGCAACCACTGAACATCCCCGCCGCTGTCACCCTCAAGCACGCCGGCGATCAGTGGGGCCACATCGGCCCCAACGACCAGATCATCGGCCTCACCCACCTCCTCGCCCGCCATGCCGTCGCCCCCGGCGACCACGTCGCCCTCATCGGCGTCGGAGTCGGCATGAGCTGGACCGCCGCCATCCTCCGCATCAACCGCGTCCCCGCAGCGCTGCGCCACCTCACGCCACCGCTGCGCTGGCCGTGGCGGCGGCCGACCGAACCCGCGGCACTGCCGCGCTGA
- a CDS encoding S53 family peptidase, which yields MPLSSTATALMSALAFAAGAAAVPAGVQAAGPADGDRTVVAGNTPAWATPAAKVGGTDAAAVRHIQIALALRDEAGAARLAAAVSAPGNAGKGKFLTSQQFTDRFGPTDDAVAQVRDWLTREGVTVTGVSGNRHFIDAQAPTGDLERVFGATLSTFRSHVGGRTETLVAPDSPITIPRSLRTTVTAVLGLDDSAKTVRPQHTAPAAADAQDCARWWGEQNNADVPQKYPAGAQSNALCGYTGTSVRAMYGLGAGNSGAGTTVGVVGAYNSETVVDDTNRAAPQLGVPALAAGQYSAVLPEGGFTDQQQCNPDSWAGEQTLDVQAAHTVAPSAKIRYYAAKSCIGGLYDSVNQAVSDNAVDVLSLSWGNADGERSMTPAARDQFNSMALQAAIQGQSITVSSGDAGTNETLAGQPTASFPASSPWVTAVGGTSVGLDSANKPVMVTGWENSGNTLTGGQWVPQSDADGPFAGGAGGGASALYDTPDWQTGVVPASASHGHRAVPDIAALADSYTGMLVGQTVNGQFGIGSYGGTSLASPLIAGLAADAQQARGGRGGLLTPALYGMHGGIADVTPQKAGVWTSVMHALPGTTVPGSRGSYLVDFDARPQPQKEPLQSAPGWDNVTGVGTPDSGFVAALAAQ from the coding sequence ATGCCTTTGTCATCCACGGCCACGGCGCTGATGTCCGCGCTGGCGTTCGCGGCGGGTGCCGCCGCGGTGCCCGCGGGCGTCCAGGCCGCCGGTCCCGCTGACGGCGATCGGACCGTCGTCGCCGGCAACACGCCGGCGTGGGCTACTCCTGCGGCCAAGGTCGGCGGTACCGACGCCGCCGCAGTCCGGCACATCCAGATCGCGCTCGCGCTGCGCGACGAGGCAGGGGCGGCCCGGCTCGCCGCGGCTGTGTCCGCGCCGGGGAACGCGGGGAAGGGGAAGTTCCTGACCTCGCAGCAGTTCACCGACCGTTTCGGTCCTACCGATGACGCGGTGGCGCAGGTCCGGGATTGGCTGACGCGGGAGGGCGTGACCGTCACCGGGGTCAGCGGCAACCGGCACTTCATCGACGCCCAGGCCCCGACCGGGGACCTCGAGCGGGTGTTCGGTGCGACGCTCTCCACGTTCCGCTCCCACGTGGGCGGCCGGACCGAGACGCTCGTCGCCCCGGACTCGCCGATCACCATTCCCCGGTCGCTGCGCACGACGGTGACCGCGGTGCTCGGTCTGGACGACAGTGCGAAAACGGTCCGGCCGCAGCACACCGCTCCGGCTGCGGCGGACGCGCAGGACTGCGCCCGCTGGTGGGGTGAGCAGAACAACGCGGACGTTCCGCAGAAGTATCCCGCGGGCGCGCAGTCGAACGCGCTGTGCGGCTACACCGGAACGTCCGTGCGCGCCATGTACGGGCTCGGGGCAGGCAATAGCGGCGCCGGTACGACGGTCGGCGTCGTCGGGGCGTACAACTCCGAGACGGTCGTCGACGACACCAACCGCGCCGCGCCGCAGCTCGGAGTCCCAGCCTTGGCGGCCGGGCAGTACTCCGCGGTACTGCCGGAAGGTGGATTCACCGACCAGCAGCAGTGCAACCCCGACAGCTGGGCCGGGGAGCAGACCCTGGACGTCCAGGCCGCGCACACTGTCGCGCCGAGCGCGAAAATCCGGTATTACGCGGCCAAGTCCTGCATTGGTGGCCTCTACGACTCGGTCAACCAGGCCGTCTCCGACAACGCGGTCGACGTGCTCAGTCTCTCTTGGGGAAACGCCGACGGCGAGCGCAGCATGACCCCGGCCGCGCGGGACCAGTTCAACTCCATGGCGCTGCAGGCCGCGATCCAGGGCCAGTCGATCACGGTGTCCAGTGGCGACGCCGGCACGAACGAAACCCTGGCCGGGCAGCCGACGGCCAGCTTCCCGGCGAGCAGCCCCTGGGTGACCGCGGTCGGCGGCACCAGCGTCGGTCTCGACTCCGCGAACAAGCCGGTCATGGTGACGGGCTGGGAGAACAGCGGCAACACCCTCACCGGCGGCCAATGGGTCCCGCAGTCCGATGCCGACGGGCCTTTCGCCGGTGGCGCGGGCGGTGGCGCGTCGGCGCTCTATGACACCCCGGACTGGCAAACCGGTGTCGTGCCGGCGTCCGCGTCGCACGGGCATCGAGCGGTGCCGGACATCGCCGCGCTCGCGGACTCCTACACCGGGATGCTGGTCGGGCAGACCGTGAACGGCCAGTTCGGCATCGGTTCCTACGGCGGCACCTCGCTCGCGTCGCCGTTGATCGCCGGTCTTGCCGCCGACGCGCAGCAGGCACGTGGCGGCCGCGGCGGGCTGCTCACGCCGGCGCTCTACGGGATGCACGGCGGTATCGCCGATGTGACGCCGCAGAAGGCCGGCGTGTGGACCTCGGTGATGCACGCGCTTCCCGGCACCACTGTGCCCGGGAGCCGGGGTAGTTACCTCGTCGACTTCGACGCGCGGCCGCAGCCGCAGAAGGAGCCCCTGCAGAGTGCTCCTGGCTGGGACAACGTGACCGGTGTCGGCACCCCCGACTCCGGGTTCGTCGCCGCTCTTGCCGCTCAGTGA